In a single window of the Syntrophorhabdus sp. genome:
- the yqeC gene encoding putative selenium-dependent hydroxylase accessory protein YqeC: protein MKFVSFVGGGGKTTFIEHLARACLAVGKSVAFATTTRIFIAEPFTLFDDWMKGPRGAPFMHIGKTIEGPKLTALPFAEVEALGNDFDVVLIEADGAKGHPLKYPASHEPVIPPFSDRVFIVAGLDALFKPFDDAVFRHELFSRETGTEPPRLVYPDIFIRLFQDDALLKSTSGLNRTIVLNKYDTSRPRHLAAVLMEKILDRTGIGDGLITAVKHGVLYRMGNG, encoded by the coding sequence ATGAAGTTCGTCTCCTTCGTCGGGGGAGGGGGAAAGACGACCTTCATCGAGCATCTCGCCCGTGCCTGCCTCGCGGTGGGCAAATCCGTAGCCTTTGCGACAACGACAAGGATATTCATCGCCGAGCCCTTCACCCTTTTCGATGACTGGATGAAGGGACCGCGCGGGGCACCGTTCATGCACATCGGAAAGACGATCGAGGGACCCAAACTGACGGCGCTGCCCTTCGCGGAAGTGGAGGCCCTGGGCAACGATTTCGATGTCGTCCTCATCGAGGCCGACGGGGCAAAGGGTCACCCCCTCAAGTACCCGGCGTCGCACGAACCCGTCATCCCCCCTTTCTCGGACAGGGTCTTCATCGTGGCGGGCCTCGACGCCCTCTTCAAGCCATTTGACGACGCGGTCTTCCGCCATGAGCTCTTCAGCCGCGAGACGGGGACCGAACCTCCGCGCCTCGTCTACCCCGACATCTTCATCCGCCTCTTCCAGGATGACGCCCTCCTCAAATCCACGTCCGGCCTCAACCGCACCATAGTCCTCAACAAGTACGACACCTCCCGCCCCCGCCACCTGGCCGCCGTGCTGATGGAAAAGATATTGGACCGGACAGGCATAGGGGACGGCCTGATCACCGCGGTCAAGCACGGGGTCTTGTATCGAATGGGTAATGGGTAA